The Mesotoga infera nucleotide sequence GGTTAGGATATTTGTTGGTTCATACTCGCACCTCACAGAAGACAATATGTGTCGGTTCTGCTCACCGTTAGGCTCTCCGCACTCGGGTGACTCTCCGTCCTTTCATTGCTTCGAAACACGTAGATATGAGTCCAATGGGCTCGATCGCTTCCTCTCCAGTATTGATTACTATAAGTCGGGCAGGAGGGCTCTTGGAGCGAGTCAAGTGGATAGACCCGATGTTGTAATTGCTTCAAGTCCCCATCCCTATGCGTGGAGACTAGGTTGGGAGATCGCTGAAAAATATGGAGCCAAGTTGGTGGTTGAAATAAGAGACGTATGGCCAAGGGATCTAATCAGTGCCGGAAAGCTTTCAACGATGAACCCTGTAGCAGTTCTATTTGGAGCAATTGAGAAGAAGGCATACTTAAAAGCTGCTAAGATCGTATCGCTCCTTCCTAGTCTTGAGGCACATATATGTCAAGTGACAAAACGCAACACAGAAGACAGAGTAGTCTATATTCCAAACGGGATAGATGCTTCACGCTTTGAAAAACCGAAGATAACCAGTGATGTCACAGATTTGGTGCGAAGATTCGAATCAAAGAGAATAATCGCTTATTTAGGTTCACATGGCCCTACGAACGATCTGGAAACGGTGCTAAGAGGAGTCAAACTGCTTAACATCAAGAATGCTTCTGAGGATCTACAATTCGCTTTCATCGGAAGAGGCTCGGAAAAGAATAATCTCATTGATCTGGCAAAAGAACTCTCTCTCGACAATGTAGTCTTCCTTGATCAGATTCCCAAAGAATCTGTTCCTGGTCTCATCCAGTCAGTAGATGCCTTGATTTTCCCGCTTGCAAAGTTCGATATGCAGACTCCGGCGGTGAGTTCGTACAAGTTACTGGACTACATGGCTTCGGGCAAGCCAATAGTAGCGGCAGATCTTCCCGGATTACCTTTGAAAATTACTGGAGAAGGAGAATTCTACGAGCCCGGAAGTCCAGATTCATTCTCGCAGGCACTTACTAGACTGCTTCGTAGTCTTAGTGAAGATGCAAAGAAATGTATTAAGAACATCAGCTATGTAAGAGATAATAGAGATATCACAAGACTTGCAGAGCAGTACGAAAGGATTTTGAGAGAAGGTTAATGAATTAGTTTTAGGCTAGTGTCGTTTCGCAATTCAGCGTCGAGTTTTATATACTGCAATTTACATAGCTGTTTGGAAACCAAGAAAGTTATATGACATGAACGCAGTTCCACTATTCGACAAGTGCTTAGCATGTTCTTGTAGGAGTTATGAATGAAAGTATGCGTAATTACTACCGTGCATTCTCCGGGCGACATAAGAATAAGAAAGGAGCTAGAAACACTACACAGTGGAGGACATGAAATACATTTCATTGCTCCGGAAGGTGACTTCTCTTTAGCCGGAATTAGTTACATGCCAATTGCTCGTGCAGGAGGAAGACTTAACA carries:
- a CDS encoding glycosyltransferase WbuB: VRIFVGSYSHLTEDNMCRFCSPLGSPHSGDSPSFHCFETRRYESNGLDRFLSSIDYYKSGRRALGASQVDRPDVVIASSPHPYAWRLGWEIAEKYGAKLVVEIRDVWPRDLISAGKLSTMNPVAVLFGAIEKKAYLKAAKIVSLLPSLEAHICQVTKRNTEDRVVYIPNGIDASRFEKPKITSDVTDLVRRFESKRIIAYLGSHGPTNDLETVLRGVKLLNIKNASEDLQFAFIGRGSEKNNLIDLAKELSLDNVVFLDQIPKESVPGLIQSVDALIFPLAKFDMQTPAVSSYKLLDYMASGKPIVAADLPGLPLKITGEGEFYEPGSPDSFSQALTRLLRSLSEDAKKCIKNISYVRDNRDITRLAEQYERILREG